A window from Thamnophis elegans isolate rThaEle1 unplaced genomic scaffold, rThaEle1.pri scaffold_126_arrow_ctg1, whole genome shotgun sequence encodes these proteins:
- the LOC116523253 gene encoding protein CTLA-2-alpha-like isoform X2: protein MLSSLVMLLTWMVHLKVCCVAQDSAQDSEEAWRNWKEIHERVYTEEEEPARRAIWEKNRQMIEKHNREADEGKHSYWLGLNDFSDWA, encoded by the exons ATGCTCTCGAGCTTGGTGATGTTGCTTACTTGGATGGTTCACCTGAAAGTGTGTTGCGTAGCGCAGGATTCGGCCCAGGATTCGGAAGAAGCCTGGAGAAATTGGAAGGAGATCCATGAGAGAGTATACACCGAA GAGGAAGAGCCCGCACGGAGAGCCATATGGGAGAAGAATCGGCAGATGATTGAGAAGCACAACCGTGAGGCTGATGAAGGGAAACACTCCTATTGGCTGGGGCTGAATGACTTTAGTGATTGG